The Aquificaceae bacterium genome includes a region encoding these proteins:
- a CDS encoding nucleotidyltransferase domain-containing protein yields MLKETLRELGLPVSLFLLGSYAKGLSDAYSDLDLVVLPPFKKAEVEDRVLEVAFS; encoded by the coding sequence ATTTTAAAAGAGACATTGAGAGAGCTTGGACTTCCTGTGAGTCTTTTTCTCCTTGGCTCTTATGCAAAGGGGCTTTCTGATGCCTACTCAGACCTTGACCTTGTAGTGCTTCCTCCCTTTAAAAAGGCCGAGGTTGAGGACAGGGTGCTGGAGGTGGCTTTCTCTTAA
- the gatA gene encoding Asp-tRNA(Asn)/Glu-tRNA(Gln) amidotransferase subunit GatA yields MLWKKSVAELVSLIKRKEIKPEELLQSFYERFLKTEEKVKAYITPLYDQALEEAKRLETREDMPLAGIPIAIKDNINIKGYPTTCASKILQGYVSPYDATVIERLRRAGALVVGKTNMDEFAMGSSTEYSAYFPTKNPWDLQRVPGGSSGGSAVAVAVGSAPLSLGSDTGGSIRQPASFCGVIGLKPTYGRVSRYGLVAFASSLDQIGPFGRRTEDIALILQVIAGYDPRDSTSAKKPVPDYMQELGKEVKGLRVGVVREFLQDGLEEGVRSAFENFIKEMEKEGMHVEEVSLPHVRYAIPCYYIIAPSEASSNLARYDGVRFGYRAREYKDLFEMYAKTRDEGFGPEVKRRILLGTFALSAGYYDAYYLKAMKVRRLIAQDFERAFEKVDIIATPTSPTVAFRFGEKTSDPIAMYLSDIFTVSVNLAGLPGISVPIGLSEGLPVGGQLIGKAFDEATLLRVSYWWESLYRHYELEPEL; encoded by the coding sequence ATGCTGTGGAAAAAGTCTGTGGCTGAGCTTGTTTCCCTCATAAAGAGAAAAGAGATAAAGCCAGAAGAGCTCCTTCAGAGCTTCTACGAAAGGTTTTTGAAGACAGAGGAGAAAGTAAAAGCCTACATCACGCCTCTCTACGACCAGGCTCTGGAGGAGGCAAAGAGACTTGAAACAAGAGAAGATATGCCCCTTGCGGGCATCCCCATAGCCATAAAGGACAACATAAACATAAAAGGCTATCCCACCACCTGTGCCTCAAAGATACTTCAGGGCTATGTCTCCCCCTACGACGCAACAGTCATTGAGAGGCTAAGAAGAGCCGGAGCTCTCGTAGTAGGCAAGACCAACATGGACGAGTTTGCCATGGGTTCTTCTACCGAATACTCTGCCTATTTCCCCACAAAAAACCCCTGGGACCTTCAGAGGGTGCCTGGTGGTTCCTCCGGTGGTTCTGCGGTGGCGGTTGCGGTGGGCTCAGCTCCCCTTTCCCTTGGCTCGGACACAGGGGGTTCCATACGCCAGCCTGCCAGCTTCTGCGGGGTCATAGGTCTCAAGCCCACCTACGGCAGGGTTTCCAGATACGGGCTTGTTGCCTTTGCCTCTTCTCTTGACCAGATAGGACCCTTTGGAAGAAGAACCGAGGACATTGCCCTCATACTGCAGGTTATAGCAGGGTACGACCCCAGAGACTCCACCAGTGCAAAAAAACCAGTGCCCGACTATATGCAGGAGCTTGGAAAAGAGGTAAAGGGTCTGAGGGTTGGGGTGGTAAGGGAGTTTTTGCAGGATGGTCTGGAAGAAGGCGTCAGAAGTGCCTTTGAGAACTTCATAAAGGAGATGGAGAAAGAAGGCATGCATGTAGAAGAAGTCTCCCTGCCCCATGTGAGGTATGCCATTCCCTGCTACTACATAATCGCACCCTCGGAGGCTTCTTCCAACCTTGCACGCTACGACGGAGTAAGGTTCGGATATAGGGCAAGAGAGTATAAAGACCTTTTTGAGATGTATGCTAAAACCCGAGACGAGGGCTTTGGACCGGAGGTAAAGAGGAGGATACTCCTTGGCACCTTTGCCCTTTCTGCAGGCTATTACGATGCCTACTACCTCAAAGCCATGAAGGTTCGCAGGCTCATAGCTCAGGACTTTGAAAGAGCTTTTGAGAAGGTGGACATAATCGCCACCCCCACGAGCCCCACTGTTGCCTTCAGGTTTGGAGAGAAAACTTCAGACCCCATAGCCATGTATCTTTCTGACATCTTCACCGTGAGCGTAAACCTTGCAGGGCTTCCGGGTATATCGGTGCCTATAGGTTTGTCAGAGGGTCTGCCGGTGGGAGGACAGCTCATAGGGAAGGCTTTTGACGAGGCAACACTTCTGAGAGTCTCTTACTGGTGGGAAAGCCTTTACAGGCACTACGAGCTGGAGCCCGAACTGTGA
- a CDS encoding class I SAM-dependent methyltransferase, with translation MHLFDLYSERYDSWYDLPFGSSVFSLEVECLKKLFLSDGPSLEVGVGSGRFAQALGVQYGVDTSLNLLKKAKERGVRVVRAGAEKLPFRDRTFHAVLIVVSLCFFEKPLEALLEARRVLKDSGILLLGLVLSESPWADFYRQKAEQGHPLYSVARFYSFEEIRNMLSRSGFKISGVLTTLFEEPQDTKPVRSREIRNGLYEKGGFFCISATP, from the coding sequence ATGCACCTATTTGACCTTTATTCAGAAAGGTATGACAGCTGGTACGACCTTCCTTTTGGAAGCTCTGTCTTTAGCCTTGAGGTGGAGTGCCTTAAAAAGCTCTTTCTTTCAGATGGCCCCTCTCTTGAGGTGGGTGTGGGCAGTGGTAGGTTTGCACAGGCTCTTGGAGTTCAGTATGGTGTTGATACCTCTCTGAATCTTCTGAAGAAGGCAAAAGAGAGGGGTGTAAGGGTGGTCAGAGCGGGTGCGGAGAAACTGCCTTTCAGGGACAGAACTTTCCACGCTGTCCTTATAGTGGTTTCCCTGTGCTTTTTTGAAAAGCCCCTTGAGGCTCTTCTGGAGGCGAGGCGAGTGCTAAAAGACAGTGGCATACTCCTTCTTGGTCTTGTGCTTTCTGAAAGTCCATGGGCAGATTTTTACAGGCAGAAGGCTGAGCAAGGGCATCCACTTTACTCTGTGGCAAGGTTCTACTCCTTTGAGGAGATAAGAAATATGCTTTCAAGAAGTGGCTTTAAAATCTCAGGAGTTTTGACCACTCTTTTTGAAGAACCACAGGACACAAAGCCAGTAAGAAGCAGGGAAATAAGGAATGGACTTTATGAGAAGGGCGGTTTTTTCTGTATATCCGCTACCCCTTGA